A genomic segment from Macadamia integrifolia cultivar HAES 741 unplaced genomic scaffold, SCU_Mint_v3 scaffold1663, whole genome shotgun sequence encodes:
- the LOC122064469 gene encoding transcription elongation factor 1 homolog, translated as MGKRKSRPKTEPKKRMEKLESVFNCPFCNHEKSVNCNIDRKEMIGEVMCIICQERYSTAITNLSEPIDIYSEWIDECERVNEMDGEISPKSPPLTHHDSW; from the exons ATGGGGAAGAGGAAGTCAAGGCCAAAGACAGAGCCCAAGAAGAGGATGGAGAAGCTTGAATCTGTCTTTAACTGCCCCTTCTGTAACCATGAAAAGTCTGTCAATTgcaacat TGACAGGAAAGAAATGATTGGAGAAGTAATGTGTATCATTTGCCAAGAGAGATACAGCACCGCCATTACTA ATCTAAGTGAACCCATCGATAT TTACAGTGAATGGATTGATGAATGTGAACGGGTGAATGAAATGGACGGTGAGATTTCTCCCAAGTCACCTCCTCTAACACATCATGATTCCTGGTGA